CGTAGGCTGCTTCGAGGATTGATCGCATCATGGCGGCGACATAGGTCCGGGCCTCCTGCGGGAGGTCGCCGAATCGACGGATGCCGGAAATGTCACCCTCCCAAGTGGGGAAATCCCGGTAGAGCGGCCGGAGGGTTTTGCGAATCTCCTCGCGGCGGGGCGAATGACTGAAGCGCCGACCGGTGCGGTCTTCGTAGGCGGTGCAGATGCGGAGGTTGCCTTTCCAGTCGGGGAGGGCGCCGAGAGCGTCGATCTTGTTGATCATCAGATCTTGAAAGCCGCCGTAGCGCAGAGTGTCGCCCTTCTCGACGGCATCGAACCAGCCGACCATGCGCTGCCTTCCGGTCGAGGTGCCGAATTCCAGCTTTTTCAGAAACTGACAGAGCGGGTGCTCGTCATCCATCTGTGTGATGAAGGTATGGGTGCCCACCTTGGTGTCGTAGGCCTTGGCCACGCCAAAGGTGTGGATGGGCTGGCAGGGGATGCCGGCCGAATTGAAGAACTCGGGAGTATAGGTGTGGGAGGCGGTCACGTTGGGTGGATAGCCGTGCCGCTTGTCCAGCCAGAAGGCCTGTCCGAATTCTCCGATGACGGTCCGGTGTTCGGTCAATGCATCAAGAACCCGCTCGCGCACATCCGTGACACAGGACCTCAGGCGGGCTCCAGCCTGCCAGTAGACGTCGATTATCCGGTCCTTGTTCAACGTGAACGGGGTTTCGCCGCGAAAAGCAGTGAAATCGAACTCTGACTGGGGGAAAATCCCGGACTCAACCGAATCCCGGTTGGCTCGGGTCTCTGCCTCAGTCAGGCGGTCGAAGAAACCGGACCAGGTCTCGGCGCTCACCTGGCAGACATGTTCAATCGTGCGCAGGGTCCGGTCGATCCTCTGGCCGACCCGTCGGGCAAAATCGTCGCGGGTGCCGAGAAAAGCGCTGTAGGTGATCTGCCATTGGCCGGCTTCGTCCTGGTAGGCCGGAGTGATGCCGCGTCCGGTCGAACCGCGCGCCTCCTCCCCAAGGATGTTCTCCCGGTAGTCCTCCCAGGCCAGATCCAGGAGGCGGTGGGAAACGTCGGCCACCATGGTCCGCTCATCAATGATCAGGCGATCGATGACCTTGAATCCGCGCTTTTCGAGGGGTGAGGCTTCCCACCAGAATTTCCGGGGATCCGCCACCACGCCCGCGCCGATGGCCAGATAGGGGATGGACGGTTCGATGACCCCGGCGGGAAGCAGGTTCAGTTTGACTCCACCGGCAGTGTGTCCCGAATTCGCGCCGCCGTTGACCTTGAGCACCATGTGAACCGGAGCGTCGAGCTTGGTGGAAGCACGGAGTTCTTCGACCACTTCGGCGATCAGGCGGCCTTTGCCTTCGTCGCCGGTGCTGATTCCGACGTCGGCGATCAGGTGGCTGGAAAAAGGTATCAGGGACATTGGGCGATAGGGGGAGTTGACGGTTGGTGAAGGGAACCTTGCGACGCGGCCAAAGGGCATACGCTAAGCCCGCGTTTGCGGGGGGCACCAGCAAATTCTGGGACTATGACAGCCTTCGGGTCGCCTTTCCGGATCACCGGACTGTCTTTGGTGCAATCGGGCCTTGATTCCGGGCATGCCCGAACGCTTGATGGTTCATGCCTCGCTCCGTCGCCATCCGGGAACCCTACCGTCTCTTTTTTCCCGCAGGTCTCTTTGCCGGACTCTTGGGCGTGGCACTCTGGCCGGCCTGGGTCTGGGGCGGGATGGCGCTCTACCCGGGGCCTCTGCATGCGCGGTTGATGTCGATGGGCCTCTTGGGAGCTTTTGTCGTGGGTTTTTCCGCCACCGCGCTGCCGCGGATGATGGGGACGGGCCCGCTGGGGGGTGGAGTGGTCGTCGGGTTGGGGCTCCTCTGGTCGGGCGCGGTTGGTGCCCAAATCGTGGGTGTCGCCTGGCTGGGGGATCTTCTCTTCGGCCTGACGCTTCTGCTTCTGATCCTGAGCCTGCTCGCGAGGTTCATACGGAGATTGGATCTTCCGCCTCCGGCCTTTGTCCTGACCGCGTTCGGCCTGGTGCTGGGCCTCACCGGGGCCGTGGCCCTTGCCTGGGCGGAATATCCCGTTGGAACGCTTCCGTCTGCAGACTGGATTTATCGATGGGGCCGGGTGGCATTGCACGAAGGCTTTCTTCTCGGTGTGGCCGGTGGTGTGGGTGCGTTCTTCTTTCCGCGTCTCTGGGGAGGGAGGACCCGTCAGGACTTTCCCGAAATGAAGCGGCCGGACGCCCGATGGGCGAGCCAGGGCTGGGTGGCCTTCTGGGCAGGGATGGGTTTGACGGCCGGCTGCGGCCTCGATGCGGCCGGATTTGTCCGGGCGGGAACACTCCTGCGGCTTACCTCCTTCGGCTTCTTTGTCATTTCTGAAGTGGCGGCGACCCTCGGTCTGCGCAGCGAAAGCACGCTCGGCGGTCTCGCCCGGATCGGATTGTTCCTCATTCCGGTGGGCCTTCTGCTGGAGATTGTGGTCCTTCCCGGACAATTGACCGGCATCCGTCACCTCATCATGATCGGGGGATTCAACCTGATCCTCTTCGCGGTGGCCACTCGCGTCATATTCGGGCATGCCGGGGAGAGGGACAGGACGACCGGGCGGATGATTTCCATGCGCTGGGTCGGGGGCCTGCTCATGGTGGCGGCCCTGACCCGGGTGAGCGCGGATTTCCTGCCGTCGGTCTATCAGTCCCATCTCGGCTACGCGGCCGTCTTCTGGCTCTCCGCCGCCCTCATATGGAGCGGGTTGATTTTCCAACGCATTTCCCGGGCTGATCCCGAAGACTGATCGGGCCGGGCCGGTATCTTTTGCGGGTGACCCGGCTTTCCCGCTTGCCAGTGCTTTCGGCCGATGTTAGGACCGACCGGCAATATGACCGATCCGGCTGTTGCTCCCGGCTTCGACACCGACTTGGGTGACGGGGCTTTTTATCTCAGTGTCGACGCGTTTTTTCAGGCCCAGCGAGGTATGGCCCTGACCTACGACGACGTGTCACTGGCCACGGAATACTCGGAGATCCTCCCCCGGCAGGCGGATCTCTCGACCCGGCTCTCGGAATCCCTGAGTCTCCAGGTGCCGATCATCTCCTCCGACATGGATACCGTGACCGAGTCGCGGATGGCGATGGCGATGGCGCTGAACGGAGGCATCGGCCTGATCCACTACAATATGGCGCCGAAGGACCAGATCCATGAGGTGGCACGGGTCAAACGGCATATCCACGGCCTGATTCAGGATCCCATCACGGTGACGCCGGACATGCAGGTCGGCGATGTGCTCAAGTTGATCGAGAAGAAGAAGTTTGATTTCCGGTCCTTCCCGGTGGTCGATGAGGCGGGGGGGCTGGTCGGTCTGCTACCCGGCAGCGTGGTCAAGGAGATCTACCGAGCGGCGCCGGTGGCCAAGGCGATGACTCCGCGCAGCCACCTGATCACGGTCAACCAGAAAGAGATGACTCATGATCTGGTCGCCCAGGCGACGGCTTTCTTCACCGGCAATGTCGGCATCACCAAGATGCTGATCGTGAATGACGCCAACCGACTGAAGGGTCTGATCACGGTGTCGGACATTGAAAAACTCCTGAACGAGGCCAAGGCCCAGCGCAAGCCGAGCCGTGATGCGTCCTTCCGTCTGGTCGTCGGCGCGGCCCTCTCGGTGGTCCGGCAGTCCGACGGATCCCTGGATCGGTCCCGTCTCCTCGACCATGTCGGGGAGTTGGTGGCCGAATCGGTCGACGCAGTCGCCGTATCCACCGCCCACGGACATACGGTCGGGGTGGGGGAGGCGGTCCGGGCCATCCGGGACGCCTTTCCGTCCCTGACCATCATCGCCGGCAATGTGACCAGCGGCCAGGGGGTCGAATTCCTGGCGGAGAGCGGCGCCGATGCCATCAAGATCGGACAGGGTCCGGGATCGATCTGCACCACCCGGGTGGTGGCGGGAGTCGGTGTGCCGCAATTGACCGCCCTCTACGTCTCTTCCAAGGCGGCCGCCCGCAAGGGGGTGCGACTGATTGCCGACGGCGGCATCACCAAATCGGGGGACATCGTGAAGGCGCTGACCATGGCCGACGCCGTCATCTGCGGCGGTCTGCTCGCCGGATGCCGGGAGGCGCCGGGAGAAATCATCGAAATCAGCGGCAAGCTCTACAAGCAGTACCGCGGAATGGGCAGCCTGAGCGCGATGAAACGGGGGTCGGCCAGCCGGTATGGTCACCAAAAAGTGGATACGACGAGAAAGATTGCGGCCGAGGGGATCGAGGCCCTCAAGGAGGTTTCGGGGTCGGTGGACAACGTTCTGTCCGAACTGATCGGCGGGATCCAGTCGGGCATGGGCTATCTCGGGGCCCCTGATCTCGGGAAACTGAAGACCCGGGCCCGGCTTGTCCGGGTTTCGCCGGCCGGACAGAAGGAGGCCAGCCCGCACGACGTGATCGAGGTTTCCACCCACAAGGATTGACCGCCGGACCGACCTTGTTTCGATCCGCGATGTACACCCTGACCTGGAAGCGTTACCGACGCCCGTTTCGCCAGCCACTCGTCACCGGACACGGGACCTGGGATGCCCGCGAAGGCATCCTGGTCCGTCTGGAAGACTGTGACGGCCGGATCGGCTACGGGGAGGTTGCGCCGATTCCCTGGTTTGGAACGGAGACGATCGAGTCGGCCGCCATTCAGCTCAGCCTGCTCGGATCCACGGTCAACCCGGAAGTAATGGGTCTGATACCGGGCTCGTATCCCTGTTGCCGGGCGGCGGTCGGAGCTGCCCTGACCGACCTGGTGGGTCCCGGATACCCCCGCGGGAAAAGGCTGCCGGTGGCTGCCTTGCTGCCGGCGGGGCAAACCGCGTTTTCCGTCCTTGAGGAACGGCTCAACCTGGGGTTCCTGACGGCCAAGCTGAAGATCGGCATGGGCGACCCGGATCAGGAAAAGGATCGGGTCGAACGGCTCTGCCGGCTGCTGCCCGAGGGTGGCGGACTTCGACTTGATGCGAATGGCATCCTCGATGCGGCCCGGGCGGCGGTCTGGTTGGAATTCGTGGCGGACCTGCCGGTCGAGTTCATCGAGCAGCCTGTGCCGCCGGAAGACGTCGAGGCACTGCTTGGTCTCGCCGCGGATTTTCCGACTCCGATTGCTCTGGATGAGTCGGTCGTCCGGGTTGATGACCTTAAGCGTTGGCGCGACCGGGGATGGCCGGGGCTTTATGTGATCAAGCCGGCGCTGGCCGGAGACCCGGATGAGTTGCAGATGGAGATCGGTCAGGATGAGGTGTTTGTCTTCTCGACCGCGATGGAGACGGCCATCGGCCATCGTGGATCACTGCGGGCGGCTTTTCAAAGCGCCTCGAAACGGGCCCTCGGCTTTGGGGTCGGTGCCTTCTTTGCGGATCAGGTCGATGAACCCTTTCTCAGTTCCGACCGGGTGGGCGGAATCGATCTCGAGTTCCAATGGAAACGCCTGACCGGTTCGTAAAGCCCTGGCGTTATGCGCCAAAGACGAGGGAAAGGACACTCCTGTGGCCCCGTTTGGGGCGGCCCCCCGGTCTCAACGCAGGGGTCGGGGCCGGGACGCGGCAAGGGGCTGCCGCGTCGGCAATTCGGGACTTCCTCCAGTGACGACTGATCCCGGCCATCTTTTCGATCGACCCCGGATCATGCTGGCCGAGGCGGATCCGCGGGCGTTCCTCGGATCGTTCTTCCAATGGTCTCTTCAGGAGGTGAATCTCGTTCTGGTCGATCCCGCTTTGCCCTCGAACCCGAGGATGGAATTGGTCGCGCGATTGATGCCCTCGGCGGTGATTGACGGACACCGGCGCCAACCCGATGGGTCCTCCCTGCCGTGGCACCCGCCGGAGGATTGGGCATCGAGACCGAAACCGGCACGGATTTGGATCGGGACCGGGGGCACGACCGGTTCGCCCCGGTTTGCCCTGCATTCCTGGCAGCGTCTTTCAGCGGCGGCGAATGGATTCGGCCAGGTGTTTCCGGGATCCGCGGATTGCGTCTGCCTGTTGCCACTCTGGCACGTGGGTGGACTGATGCAGGTGATCCGGGCGACGGTCTTGGGAGGTGAGGTTGAGTTGACCGATTGGCGAACGATCAAAGCCGGTGAGTCCCTCCCGGATTCGGACGGCAAACTGGTTTCGATGGTTCCGCAGCAATTGGATTGGTTGTTGGAGGGAGAGGGGTCAGGCCGAGTATCGCGATCGGCCAGTCAAAATACTCGCCATGGCACTTTTCTGCCCTGGTTGCGTGGCTTCCGGGCGATCTTTGTCGGTGGCGGTGGTGCCCGCGCTTCACTTCTGAATCGTGCCCGCGAACTGGGGCTTCGGTTGGCGCCGGCTTATGGGATGACCGAGACGGCTGCGCAGGTGACGGTGCTCCGTCCCGATGAGTTCCTGGAGGGGCGCGGAGGAGTCGGCCGGGCGTTGCCGCACGCGACCGTGACGATCGTGAACGATGCCGGACAGCCGGCCCCGGCGGGCGAGATCGGTCGCATTCGGATAGCCACCGCGTCGAGGTTTCTGGGGTATGCCGACACGTCTGCGCAAAAGGGGTCAGGCTTTGTAGTCTGTAGTGAAATGGATCCACTACAGACTACAAAGCCTGACCCCTTTATTTCGAGTGACCTGGGTCGGATGGACGGGGAGGGTTACCTGACGGTTGTCGGGAGGGTGGACGATGTCATCATCACGGGTGGCGAGAAGGTTTTTCCCGGGGAGGTGGAGGCGGTCCTGATGGATTCGGGCCTGGCGGGGGACGCGGTCGTGTTCGGGACACCGGATGCGCAATGGGGGCAGGTGGTATCCGCGGTGATTGAGGGCGGCTCCTTCGTTGACGGTGATGCCGCCCGGGCTATCCTTCGGGAGCGGTTGCCGGTTTTCAAGATCCCAAGACGATGGGTCCGGGTGTCTCGATTGCCGAGGAATGCGATGGGGAAGCTTGATCGAAAGCGGCTGGAGGGATTGTTTGGGGTTCAATGAAGGGCACATTGAAGAATTGGAGACGGTCATCGTTGCGCAGAGAATCAAGAACCGCAAGGCGGTCGTGTCGACGGGTATCCCGTGGGGCTATCCTCGATCCGACCAACACGGCGGGCGTGGGATTTCTGCACAACCCAAAGGGCGGCAAGGCTTTGGGCGTGGGGCCGCGTTGTCCGGGCCGAGACATACCCACCGGGTATGCCCACTGGCCCGACCGCCTTGCCCGACGCCCAAATCCTTGCCGCGATGATCATCTCGAATTATTCAAAGTGCCCTTATGACAAGGAAGCAGATAGTCGAAGTCCTTGAGGAGATTGCGGTGCTTCTTGAGATCAAAGGGGAGAACCCGTTCAAGATCCGGGCCTACCAGAACGGGGCGCGGGCTTTGGACACGATGGAGGATGATCTGGAGGAGCTGATTGCATCCGGCCGACTGGGCCAGATCCGAGGGATCGGGGACGCGCTGGCCATGAAGATCGAATCGCTCCAGCGGACCGGCTCTCTGGGCTTCTACGACGACCTGAAGGCGTCCGTCCCGACCGGCTTGCTCGATCTGCTGGAGATCCCTGGACTCGGGGGCAAGAAGATCAAGGCGATATACGAGAAGCTCGGGGTGACCTCGATTGCGGAACTGACGGCGGCCTGTGAGGCGGGTCAGGTGGCGGAGCTGGCCGGTTTCGGGGCGAAATCCCAAGCCAAGATCCTTGAGGGGATTCACCATCGTGAAGCCTATGCCAAGCGGCATCTCTGGTGGAACGCCCGCGAGGTGGCTGAACCGATTCTGGAGGGACTGCGAGCCTTGCCGGAGGTGGAGAGGGCTGAACATGCCGGTAGTCTGCGTCGAAACCGGGAAACGGTGGGCGATCTGGATTTCATCGTGGCCTCGGCCCGACCGGGGCCGGTCATGGACTGGTTCACCGGTCGTGACCACGTTTCGGAAGTGACGGCCAAAGGTGAGACCAAATCGAGTGTCCGTCTGGAGTCGGGCCTGCAGGCGGATCTCAGGGTTGTGCCGCCGGACCAGTTTGCCTTTGCCCTCCACCATTTCACGGGTTCGAAGGAACACAATGTGGCGATGCGCCAGCGGGCGCTCAACCGGGGTTACAGTCTGAGCGAGTGGGGTTTGACCCCGACGGAGGAGGGGCCGCGGGATCCGGGCTCCCTCGCCCGGTCACCGGTCCGCGAAAGCGCCCCCGGGGACCCGGCCGCGATCCGGGCGGAGGAGGAGCTCTTCGGATTTCTTGGCCTGGAGTATATCCCGCCGGAACTGCGGGAAGGGTTGGGTGAGATCGACGCAGCGGAATCGGATGGTCTCCCGCGACTGGTCCGGCCGGAGGATCTGCGCGGAGTGTTTCACAACCACACGTCAGCATCCGACGGCGCAAACACGATCGTGGAAATGGCCCGGATGGCGGCGTCTCTGGGCTGGGATTACCTGGGAATTGCCGATCATTCCAAGGCCAGTTTTCAGGCAAACGGTCTGGATGAGGAACGACTGGGACGACAGGTCGAGGCGATTCGTGCCTTCAATCTGTCCGGCCAGTCGGGGGTCCGGATCTTTGCCGGGGTGGAATGCGATATTCTGCCCGATGGCCGGCTGGATCTGGCGGACAGCATCCTGAAGGAGCTGGATTATGTGGTGGTCTCCATCCATTCCTCTTTCACCCAGGCAACCGATGTGGTCACGGCCCGGATGATCCGGGCGATTGAGCATCCCCTTGCGACCATGGTGGGCCATTTGACCGGGCGGCTGCTTCTCCACCGCGAAGGCTATGCCATCGATGTGGCCAAAATCATCGATGCAGCGGCGGCGAACGGAGTGATGATCGAGCTCAATGCCAATCCACACCGGTTGGATATGGATTGGCGGCATTGGCGGCGGGCTGCGGAAAAGGGTGTGCTTTGCAGTATCAATCCCGACGCCCACGAGGCGGGGCATCTCTCGTTTGTCGACGCCGGCGTCCGGGTAGCCCGGAAGGGCTGGCTGACGGCCGAACAGGTTTTCAACACCTGGTCCCTCGAGCGGGTGGAGGCCCATTTGAAGAAATCGGGTATTTCCTGACGGGTTGCTCCGGCTGGCAGGATCCTTATTTCCATTGAATTGAATGAGTTCGGGACCGATGCTAGGGGAAAGTGGTCATCGGGCCGGTTCCAATCTGCAGACAGGTCGATCGAAGGGCCCGGCGCCTTGCCGGGCGATTAAGGTGCTTCGTTTGATCCGGAGTCGGCGGATTTGATGCCGAACCCGAATCCCAGTATCAGTTTTCTCAAATCATGTGTGGCATTGTAGGATACATAGGCAGTCAATCGGCCAAGACGGTCCTTCTGGAAGGTCTGCGTCGGCTTGAGTACCGCGGGTATGACTCGGCGGGAATGGCAATCCATCGCCGCGATTCTTTTCGCGTGTCGAAGAAAACCGGACGGGTGGCCAACCTGGCGATGGCGGCGTCGAAGGATGACCTCGAAGGCACCCTGGGGATCAGCCACACCCGTTGGGCGACCCACGGTGGCGTGTCCGATGCCAACGCCCATCCGCATCTGAGTTCGGACGGCAGGGTCGTCATGGTTCACAATGGGGTCATCGAGAACTACAACGACATGAAGCGGTTTCTCCTGACCAAAGGGTACACCTTCAGTTCGGAGACGGACACCGAGGCGCTGGTCAATCTGATCGCCTATCACTACGCGAAGGAAGGGGAGCCGACCAACGGTTTTTCGAAGTTCTTCATCGCCGTGCGCAAGGCGTTGCGTCACGTCAAGGGCACATACGGGATTGCCGCCCTCTGCCTGGACAATCCCGAGGAAATGATCGGGGCCCGCAAGGGTTCACCGCTCATTCTGGGAGTGGGACAGGGCGAATTCCTGCTGGCCAGCGATGTTTCGGCCATCATCACCCACACCAGCAGCGTGGTCTATCTGAAGGACGACGAAATCGTCTCGGTCGGGCGCAACGCCTTCAAAATCTCGACCAGTTCCGAAATGGGGGTCGATGCGGTCATCGACACGGTGGACTGGAAGATCGAGGACTCCGAGATGGGTGCGTATCCGCACTTCATGCTCAAGGAGATCTTCGACCAGCCGGAGGCCCTTGAAAACGCCATGCGCGGACGGTTCTCGGATGACGGCAGCACCGCCAATTTCGGCGGTTGGAACATGACGCCTCATGAACTGCTCCAGGTGGACCGGATCCTATTCACCTCCTGTGGGACCGCCTGGCATGCCTGCCTGGTCGCGGAGCACCTGATCGAACGGTTTGCCCGGATTCCGGTGGAGGTCGAATACGCTTCGGAATTCCGTTACCGCAACGCCCCTCTCGACAAGAATACCCTTCTCTTTGTCATCACCCAATCCGGGGAGACGATTGACACCCTGGGTGCCCTCCGCGAGGCCAAGCGCAAGGGCTACCGGACCCTTGCCATCACCAACGTGGTCGGTTCGACCATCGCGCGGGAGGCGGATGGTGGGATCTACCAGCACGCCGGGCCCGAAATCGGAGTCGCATCGACCAAGGCCTTCACTTCCCAGCTGGTGATTGCCGCCATGGTTGCCTTGTACCTTGGCCGAATGCGGGATATGAGCTTTGAAGGCGGGGTCAAATTGGTCGAGGCCCTCAAGGGCCTTCCGGAAAAGGTGGCCCGGATCCTGCGGTTGAATGACCAGATCAAGGATATCGCGACCCGCTACGCCCATTACGGCGATTTCCTTTTCCTGGGTCGGCAGTCGATGTTTCCGGTCGCCCTGGAAGGGGCGCTCAAGCTCAAGGAAATCTCCTATATTCACGCGGAGGGCTATCCCGCGGCTGAGATGAAGCACGGTCCGATTGCCCTGATCAGTGAAGAATGTCCGAGTGTGTTTTTCGCATCGAGCGACGAGATCTTCCAGAAAGTCGTTTCGAATATCCAGGAGGTCAAAGCGCGCAAGGGTAAGGTCATTCTTGTGCATGCGGAGTCATGCGATGTTCCCGAGGGTCTGGTCGACGACGCCATAGTCTTCCCCGACGGCCACGAGGCGATCATTCCGATCCTTGCGACCATCCCGGTTCAGCTGCTCAGCTATCATATCGCGGTGGCACGCAGCTGCGACGTGGACAAACCGCGCAATCTGGCCAAGTCGGTTACCGTGGAGTGATTCCGACGATCGGGAGAGGCTTCCTCGATTGCTCTTGACCGCGGTGCGCACGGTCTGAGTGTCGTTGATTCGACGAGCCAGATCCCATGCAATCCGTTACGCCAGCCAAACGTTTCCTGGTGACCGGTTCGGCCGGTT
This is a stretch of genomic DNA from Opitutaceae bacterium. It encodes these proteins:
- a CDS encoding adenylosuccinate synthetase, with product MSLIPFSSHLIADVGISTGDEGKGRLIAEVVEELRASTKLDAPVHMVLKVNGGANSGHTAGGVKLNLLPAGVIEPSIPYLAIGAGVVADPRKFWWEASPLEKRGFKVIDRLIIDERTMVADVSHRLLDLAWEDYRENILGEEARGSTGRGITPAYQDEAGQWQITYSAFLGTRDDFARRVGQRIDRTLRTIEHVCQVSAETWSGFFDRLTEAETRANRDSVESGIFPQSEFDFTAFRGETPFTLNKDRIIDVYWQAGARLRSCVTDVRERVLDALTEHRTVIGEFGQAFWLDKRHGYPPNVTASHTYTPEFFNSAGIPCQPIHTFGVAKAYDTKVGTHTFITQMDDEHPLCQFLKKLEFGTSTGRQRMVGWFDAVEKGDTLRYGGFQDLMINKIDALGALPDWKGNLRICTAYEDRTGRRFSHSPRREEIRKTLRPLYRDFPTWEGDISGIRRFGDLPQEARTYVAAMMRSILEAAYDQGKWPLRLPNLRYIGVGPDPSQIIKDIPATSELIRLVHFESGPIATA
- a CDS encoding NnrS family protein, with the translated sequence MPRSVAIREPYRLFFPAGLFAGLLGVALWPAWVWGGMALYPGPLHARLMSMGLLGAFVVGFSATALPRMMGTGPLGGGVVVGLGLLWSGAVGAQIVGVAWLGDLLFGLTLLLLILSLLARFIRRLDLPPPAFVLTAFGLVLGLTGAVALAWAEYPVGTLPSADWIYRWGRVALHEGFLLGVAGGVGAFFFPRLWGGRTRQDFPEMKRPDARWASQGWVAFWAGMGLTAGCGLDAAGFVRAGTLLRLTSFGFFVISEVAATLGLRSESTLGGLARIGLFLIPVGLLLEIVVLPGQLTGIRHLIMIGGFNLILFAVATRVIFGHAGERDRTTGRMISMRWVGGLLMVAALTRVSADFLPSVYQSHLGYAAVFWLSAALIWSGLIFQRISRADPED
- a CDS encoding IMP dehydrogenase — encoded protein: MLGPTGNMTDPAVAPGFDTDLGDGAFYLSVDAFFQAQRGMALTYDDVSLATEYSEILPRQADLSTRLSESLSLQVPIISSDMDTVTESRMAMAMALNGGIGLIHYNMAPKDQIHEVARVKRHIHGLIQDPITVTPDMQVGDVLKLIEKKKFDFRSFPVVDEAGGLVGLLPGSVVKEIYRAAPVAKAMTPRSHLITVNQKEMTHDLVAQATAFFTGNVGITKMLIVNDANRLKGLITVSDIEKLLNEAKAQRKPSRDASFRLVVGAALSVVRQSDGSLDRSRLLDHVGELVAESVDAVAVSTAHGHTVGVGEAVRAIRDAFPSLTIIAGNVTSGQGVEFLAESGADAIKIGQGPGSICTTRVVAGVGVPQLTALYVSSKAAARKGVRLIADGGITKSGDIVKALTMADAVICGGLLAGCREAPGEIIEISGKLYKQYRGMGSLSAMKRGSASRYGHQKVDTTRKIAAEGIEALKEVSGSVDNVLSELIGGIQSGMGYLGAPDLGKLKTRARLVRVSPAGQKEASPHDVIEVSTHKD
- a CDS encoding o-succinylbenzoate synthase, whose product is MYTLTWKRYRRPFRQPLVTGHGTWDAREGILVRLEDCDGRIGYGEVAPIPWFGTETIESAAIQLSLLGSTVNPEVMGLIPGSYPCCRAAVGAALTDLVGPGYPRGKRLPVAALLPAGQTAFSVLEERLNLGFLTAKLKIGMGDPDQEKDRVERLCRLLPEGGGLRLDANGILDAARAAVWLEFVADLPVEFIEQPVPPEDVEALLGLAADFPTPIALDESVVRVDDLKRWRDRGWPGLYVIKPALAGDPDELQMEIGQDEVFVFSTAMETAIGHRGSLRAAFQSASKRALGFGVGAFFADQVDEPFLSSDRVGGIDLEFQWKRLTGS
- a CDS encoding AMP-binding protein; amino-acid sequence: MTTDPGHLFDRPRIMLAEADPRAFLGSFFQWSLQEVNLVLVDPALPSNPRMELVARLMPSAVIDGHRRQPDGSSLPWHPPEDWASRPKPARIWIGTGGTTGSPRFALHSWQRLSAAANGFGQVFPGSADCVCLLPLWHVGGLMQVIRATVLGGEVELTDWRTIKAGESLPDSDGKLVSMVPQQLDWLLEGEGSGRVSRSASQNTRHGTFLPWLRGFRAIFVGGGGARASLLNRARELGLRLAPAYGMTETAAQVTVLRPDEFLEGRGGVGRALPHATVTIVNDAGQPAPAGEIGRIRIATASRFLGYADTSAQKGSGFVVCSEMDPLQTTKPDPFISSDLGRMDGEGYLTVVGRVDDVIITGGEKVFPGEVEAVLMDSGLAGDAVVFGTPDAQWGQVVSAVIEGGSFVDGDAARAILRERLPVFKIPRRWVRVSRLPRNAMGKLDRKRLEGLFGVQ
- the polX gene encoding DNA polymerase/3'-5' exonuclease PolX, whose amino-acid sequence is MTRKQIVEVLEEIAVLLEIKGENPFKIRAYQNGARALDTMEDDLEELIASGRLGQIRGIGDALAMKIESLQRTGSLGFYDDLKASVPTGLLDLLEIPGLGGKKIKAIYEKLGVTSIAELTAACEAGQVAELAGFGAKSQAKILEGIHHREAYAKRHLWWNAREVAEPILEGLRALPEVERAEHAGSLRRNRETVGDLDFIVASARPGPVMDWFTGRDHVSEVTAKGETKSSVRLESGLQADLRVVPPDQFAFALHHFTGSKEHNVAMRQRALNRGYSLSEWGLTPTEEGPRDPGSLARSPVRESAPGDPAAIRAEEELFGFLGLEYIPPELREGLGEIDAAESDGLPRLVRPEDLRGVFHNHTSASDGANTIVEMARMAASLGWDYLGIADHSKASFQANGLDEERLGRQVEAIRAFNLSGQSGVRIFAGVECDILPDGRLDLADSILKELDYVVVSIHSSFTQATDVVTARMIRAIEHPLATMVGHLTGRLLLHREGYAIDVAKIIDAAAANGVMIELNANPHRLDMDWRHWRRAAEKGVLCSINPDAHEAGHLSFVDAGVRVARKGWLTAEQVFNTWSLERVEAHLKKSGIS
- the glmS gene encoding glutamine--fructose-6-phosphate transaminase (isomerizing), which encodes MCGIVGYIGSQSAKTVLLEGLRRLEYRGYDSAGMAIHRRDSFRVSKKTGRVANLAMAASKDDLEGTLGISHTRWATHGGVSDANAHPHLSSDGRVVMVHNGVIENYNDMKRFLLTKGYTFSSETDTEALVNLIAYHYAKEGEPTNGFSKFFIAVRKALRHVKGTYGIAALCLDNPEEMIGARKGSPLILGVGQGEFLLASDVSAIITHTSSVVYLKDDEIVSVGRNAFKISTSSEMGVDAVIDTVDWKIEDSEMGAYPHFMLKEIFDQPEALENAMRGRFSDDGSTANFGGWNMTPHELLQVDRILFTSCGTAWHACLVAEHLIERFARIPVEVEYASEFRYRNAPLDKNTLLFVITQSGETIDTLGALREAKRKGYRTLAITNVVGSTIAREADGGIYQHAGPEIGVASTKAFTSQLVIAAMVALYLGRMRDMSFEGGVKLVEALKGLPEKVARILRLNDQIKDIATRYAHYGDFLFLGRQSMFPVALEGALKLKEISYIHAEGYPAAEMKHGPIALISEECPSVFFASSDEIFQKVVSNIQEVKARKGKVILVHAESCDVPEGLVDDAIVFPDGHEAIIPILATIPVQLLSYHIAVARSCDVDKPRNLAKSVTVE